The following nucleotide sequence is from Callithrix jacchus isolate 240 chromosome 12, calJac240_pri, whole genome shotgun sequence.
actctaaTATTAACCAATGCCAGCACCAGGTTCTGGGCATCACCTGCTGGGCCATTCTAAATGTGCTGGGCACAGCCAAGACATGTGAGTGTGGCCTCAGGCCTAGTGAGGGCTCACTGTTTCCTCAGCCACTGCATGGTCCAGAATGGGGAAGGAAACCCCCACCCGCCCCATGCAGCCCACCCTGCCACAGCCCATCTACCAGGGAAGGCATTTTCCTGATCCCAGTTCTAGGTTTCATCCTAGAAGAGCCCTCAACATCTAAAGCCTTTCctactttcaattttttaaaaagctggaaaGGATAAGACCACCTGTCATCTTCCTAATCAAAACTCATCTTCTGGCTCTTATTCTCCATGGCTTTTACACaacatgttttattcatttgaaagTGTTTAATTATAAcgttgaggccaggtgtggtggctcatgtttgtaatcctagcactttgggaggccaaggcaggaagatcgcttgaggccaggtgttcaacaccagcctaggcaacatagtgagaccctgtctcaaaaaaaaaaaaaaaaaaaaaaaaaaaacaaggcaagaagaaaaaaaaaagagagaaaaagaaaggaaggagacaaaACAGAACATTGATTACATGTTTTTTCAAAGTGCACATACAACCCACATTTTTACCCAGGCCTCTGGGGCAAgggggtacacacacacacacacaccccaatcaCTGTCCTGGGCTCTCCAGCCATGAGATTTTCTGACCCAGCCCAACCCCGACCTAAGTCACCGTGTTGTGGCGACCCATTAGCTGAGGTTCCTGAGCACTTGTTGGGAGGAAGGCTGCTGGGAAAAGTCCTGCGTCCCTCCGCTCTTACCACAGCAGGAACCACAGCCTCCCCGAACCTCAGGGTTTGTGTGGATTTCGCACAGGAGAAAGCGTTCCAACGCGCGGTGCAAACGGAAGCCACTGGCTGGTTGGGCGGGCTGTGATGGGAAAGCTGCATCCTTCCATCGCGTCCAGCTTTTCTTGCTGATGTTGGTGAGAAGGGGGTGGACAGCGGGGATTCTCAGGATGCGGGCCTGGGGCCATTAAAGGCTGGGAGACGGGGGCGTGAACCTGTGGCCACCCTGACCCCGTCTTCGGTGGGCCTCACTACCAGGCCGAGGAGACCCAGGCCTGGTCACTTGCTCCAATCACAGGCCTAGCGCTCAGACGAAGCCGGCCCCGGCAGCCGCCCCTCCCCGGCGCTCTCCCCTACTTTCTCCTCACCTCCCAGGGACGTAAAGAGCACGCCCCCCTCCCCAGACCCCACCAATCAGCATCCGGAGCGGCGCCCGAGGCGCCGGGTCTATGGTCGGCAGCCAATGAGCGCCGCGGCCCGAGGCGGCGCCTCACCCGCCCCCTCCCGGAATGAAGGCCGCCCGGCAGCTGGCGAGGCTGGCGCAGCGCACGGGGCGCGGGAGCCGCGCGGGCCGGAGCGGAGCGCGCTCACAGTCCGCCCGCCTCCGCTCCGCCTCCGTCCAGGGCGCGGGCGAGGTGGCCGGGGCGGGGGAGCGCAGGGGGCAGGGCCGCGGCGGCGAGGCCGGGGGGCGGGGAGGAGCAGGTCCGATAAAAATCGGCTCGGCGGCCCCACCCCGCGGCAGGCAGGCGGGCAGGCTTGGCGCGTGTCTTCCGTCCGGCCCGCGCCGGCGGCGGGGAGGCGGCGCGCGGCCCGCAGCCAGCCCATGGAGGCTTTCCCCTGGTCGCCCCGCCGCGGCCGCGCCCCCGCGCCCATGGCGCTCGTGCCCAGCGCCCGCTACGTGAGCGCCCCGGGCCCGGCGCATCCGCAGCCCTTCAGCTCCTGGAACGACTACCTGGGGCTCGCCACGCTCATCACCAAGGCGGTGGACGGCGAGCCGCGCTTCGGCTACGCCCGCGGTGGGAACGGCGGCGGCGGCTCCCcgccctcctcctcccactcgtCCTGCTGCTCCCCACACGGGGGAGCCGGGCCCGGGGCGCTGGAGCCAGCGCTGGGACCGCCCGACTACGACGAAGACGACGACGACGACAGCGACGAGCCGGGGTCCCGGGGCCGCTACCTGGGGGGCGCGCTGGAGCTGCGCGCACTGGAGCTCTGCACTGGCCCCGCCGAGGCCGGGCTGCTGGAGGAGCGCTTCGCCGAGCTGAGCCCGTTCGCGGGTCGCGCTGCCGCCGTGCTGCTGGGCTGTGcgcccgccgccgccaccgccaccgccaccaccaccaccaccggcGAGGCGACGCCGCGCGAAGAGCGGGCCCCGGCGTGGGCGGCAGAGCCCCGGCTGCACGCGGCCTCCGGGGCGGCGGCCTCCCGGCTGCTGAAGCCGGAGCTGCAGGTGTGCGTGTTCTGCCGGAACAACAAGGAGGCGATGGCGCTCTACACCACCCACATCCTCAAGGGCCCCGACGGGCGAGTGCTGTGCCCTGTGCTGCGCCGCTACACGTGTCCCCTCTGCGGCGCCAGCGGCGACAACGCGCACACCATCAAGTACTGCCCCCTCTCCAAagtgccgccgccgccgcccgcccgcccgccgccCCGCAGCGCCAGGGACTGCCCACCCGGTAAGAAGCTGCGCTGAGGACCCTGGCTCTCGGCTCCCCAGGGTCGCTACTGCCGCCCCTCGAACCGCTCGGTCTGCGCAGCATCTCGCCCCTGGCTCAGCAGTCAGCTCGACTTGGGACGTCGTCCTGGTTTCTCAAAAGCAGCGACCGTGTGGAGTACTTTCGTGCGGAGCGGTTGGGACTAGACGCTGAAATTCCCGTTTGTCTTCAGTTTCTAGTTTGCACATCCAGAACGGCGAAGGCTGGGTGTGTATTCCACTAACTGAAATATGGCAACATAGAGGCGCTGTTTATTTACTGTATACGTCGACCTATTTTAGATGCGCGTCAGTATGAAATTGTCTCAATCTAATCTTGGATGTTTCATTTTATGAATGGAGGCACTTTACTAGgtctagaatatttttttaaaagcctctgaACTGAGCTTAAAACTGGCGATTTTATGAAATGTCGGCAAAGTGACTATTTTATTGTTTGAAGCGAGTAATACTCTTAGTTGTCCTTAAAAATCAGTTACTCTAATTCCAGATGAAGCAAGCCCCTGGTAGCATCACCCTTATGAGAAGTGAAGGTTTTGTAAACTTTCCAGTATTAATTTGGGCGGGTATTCCCTCCTTGTGGCTTGTTTCTGTCCTAGCTGGAGGTGTAAGATGCACAGTCTGTAGCAGGTAGAATACAGCTCCTTATCATTTTATGTACCAGATCTTTTATTACTGAACTAGCAACTAGCCTTTTCCACCTTTAAAAGTTGTGCCAAGTCGTAATCATATTGTGTATAACTTGGAAATGGTGCTGTTTAAAAAACTTGTGTATTTATACAGTAACAGTATGAATTCATTAATCTCACCTGTAACTTTCCTACTTGGCCTTTTCTCTACACACTCACTTCTTGAAAAACGTTTATATTACGATCAAAGGGAGGAAGACAAGACACCAGTATTAATTCACCCTGGATTGCTCAGTTTCAGGGTTCCTAGTGGAGGAAAGCCCATTCCAGCTGTTGCCTCTCAAATAGAAGATGGATCTCTAGCTCTGACCTGTTCGTGTTATCAACTCGTATTCAAGAAGGTTCGACCGTGGGCTGCGTCTGACCTTAAGAATACAGGCAGTGCTCAAACTAGAATAAGCACTAATTAAAGCAATTGTTGGAGGTCCTTCATGTTGCCATTCCTACTGGAAGACCCACGTCCATTTCCGGAACCCCACCAGTTACCCATAAAACTAAACCTGATCCTTAGGCAACAGTTCCTAACCCCTACTTTACCCTCCCACCCTCAACTTTAAATCCGCCATACTGAATGCCACACTGGAATGCAGCCAGTGTGGCTGCCAATCAAGACAGATGTAGAAGgcaaaaataagtgaattaaGATGAACTCATCTGAAATGCATCACTATTTGAAGATACCAGCACGAAATTCAGTGTTACGTGTATTACGCTCCCAGCAGGAGGATTTAGCTAGACAATTAGACTGCTTTCACATTCCACAGCTAACTTCCTCCACAGCAAATTGGCTCAATCAGGAACCTTCATTTGAAGGTGTGTTTAGAGGGTGGGGAAAATACTGGACAGCTGTCTTTTTGGGCAAAGGTGCATATCAAGAATCCCGGGGCGGGTAGGGGAAAAGCAATTTCTTAGCCAGGAAAGAGAAAATCCAACCCTGCTAGTCTTCCCAGACTAGAGAACTGCAGATCTGATTGGGCCTGAATTAAGTAGCTTAATGAAACTGTAATCATCCTTTTActagaaaatataacaatttaaatGAGCTTCACTTTCTGGGTGAAGTTTCTAAGGTCAACACGAATCCTACCTCTCCCACTGCTCCAGTTCTGCCTTTTCAAAGGACCACTATAAACAGATCAATCCATTACTCTAGGCCAAAAGGGCTAGGCAGGTGGCAAGATCAACtaagctattttgtatttttaagagtcaAATTATAGACGGTCTGTGAGGCTGTGAAGTTACTGTGACGAGATGTGCCTAATGTTAATTTCACATTCTGACaccattattactattttaccaGAACTAAGAACACGTTGAGCTGGAGTTTCCTGAGGGCAGGAGAGTATTAGGAAACGTATCCAGAAGACCCTCTGTTAACTAGTCAGGCAGCCACTATCATCTATTTTTAAAGTACCCCATTTTCAgaccgggcatggtagctcatgtctgtaatcagcactttgggaggctgaggcaggtggatcacctgaggtcaggagtttgaggccaatgctgggaaaccccatctctactaaaaatataaaaattagctggacgtggtggcaggtgcctgtaatcccagctacttgggaggctgagacaggagaactgcttgaaccccggaagcggaggttgcagtgagctcagactgcacctccacttcagcctgggcaacagagggagactgtctcaaaaaaaaaaaaagtaccccaTTTTCAGCCCCTGTGCACATATGCCTAGGTTTTCCAGCTGACAATGAATACTGGAAGTTAGAATATGACTAGTTAATTTTCTAGAGTTCTTTTGAAAAGTACATGTaaacacattcatttaaaaatctttggaaCTCA
It contains:
- the NANOS1 gene encoding nanos homolog 1, whose protein sequence is MEAFPWSPRRGRAPAPMALVPSARYVSAPGPAHPQPFSSWNDYLGLATLITKAVDGEPRFGYARGGNGGGGSPPSSSHSSCCSPHGGAGPGALEPALGPPDYDEDDDDDSDEPGSRGRYLGGALELRALELCTGPAEAGLLEERFAELSPFAGRAAAVLLGCAPAAATATATTTTTGEATPREERAPAWAAEPRLHAASGAAASRLLKPELQVCVFCRNNKEAMALYTTHILKGPDGRVLCPVLRRYTCPLCGASGDNAHTIKYCPLSKVPPPPPARPPPRSARDCPPGKKLR